attgggtctcctTGCAAGATGTTGCACCGTcgcattcattcacatcgctcataatgtccaccttaattgtccggtttcTCATAACAAGTCACACAGGGAACTCAGTGGACTCCTTCCTCCAGAGGACAAATGATCAACGGGGCGACGTTTCCCTCGTTTTTAACACAGGGGTTGAAGTACGGGTTGAGAGGCTCATTGAAGTCACACCCGCTGTAGGTGTAAATGTGGGTCTTTGCTTCTGCGTCGTAGAAGGACACGGAGCCTTCCTCGTAGTCCAGGAACACGCCCACTTTCTGGGGCGTTTCTTGGAGGCGGAGCTTGACGGAGGGGCCGGCGCAGGCGCTGAGGCTGCTGCCTTTTCGCCGGCAGATGGCCCAGTAACCGCTGTCGGGACGCACCTCGATGGCCCCCTTCCTGTTGATGGACTCCCGGGCCACGCCGAGGTCCCAGTCTGTTTTGTTTCCGACCTGAAACACACATCAGACGTACATGCATTAAACTCTCGGCTTTTCATTGACTCACTGTAGGCTGATGGCTGATGAAGCGTGTTTTCCTCATTCTGAGCTCCTTACCTGAACAACCCAGTAGCGCCTTCCGGTAGCAAAGCTTTGTTTCCCCAAAACACAGACGCAGGAGTCGAACCGCCGAGGATTGTCCAGGACTAAATTATTCTTCTGGCTGCCGACAGACACCTGTGGATCCAAAGGATAAAAGTTATTTTCATCGTCTTCATCATATTAAACATTCGCCTAACTCCAACAGTTGATAACTAGCCTCATTACTTCATAATAGAAAGCATCTTATCATTATTTTGAGAACTATGAGAATATATGTAGTTTACAACTGTAATGCAGTAAGATTTAAATCTGCATGTAATGTTTTATGAGGAAAAGCTTAGTAATTAGTACTAGCTGTCACAATAAAAAGTCTAATCGGACAATACCTTCTTTCTGTCTGGAGAAAGGGCGAGCCAACCTGAAGCAGTCTCAGGGTCCAGAGtgacatcgactgtagaaacaaagaagaaaaaacgtgAGCTGGGTCATAAGGAGAGAAACTAATTAAGATTAAAGAAGCTTAAtgagaaataaatagaaatgtgGCTGTGAGCATACCTGCATATTCATTCAGCTTATCTACTtctgcaaaaagagaaaagaaaaagttgattTTCATGCACAGACATTTACAACAATCTTTGGCAGTTAAAGAATAGAccgtgtttttttccaaaaagacTACTAACCATCTTCAGACAGTTTGACTAATAGATCCTGGCAGACAGCGATGAGCTCGGAGAAGAATCTGGTCACCGACCCCATGCAGTGATCAGAGTAGACCGACACCTCGGACCACTCTCTGGTGGATGGGAGTTGACTTTGAGATGGCAACCTCTAAAATGGGGGAAAATGCGCAGGTTACTCATGATTAGAATGGTTGAGGCGTTGAGTCTGCAATGAGATGAGGACCTTCGTGTGTCTAACCTGCAGGAGGTGAACCTGGCTCTGActtttctccagctccttcacctCGATGCCCCTCGCCTGGAGCTCTCTGatttcctgctgcagctcctgcaaCAGCTCCACGGCTTTCCTCTCGGCTTCTTGATgcttctgctccagctcctccacaaGCCTGGCCTGGTTCTTCTCTATGGCAGTTATCAGGAAGCTGTAGAACTTAGCACTGCCTTGGATCTGCCTCTCTGTGATTTCCTGTCCATTGACACAGTGGAAACAGTTAGTTTTTATGGACAGAAATAGACAAACATGACCAGttagacctttttttattatgaacTTACTTTACTTTGATCCACAGAGTTTTTGATCTGTTCCATCTTACTGCGTCTGGTCCGGATCATCTGTTTGATGGTTTCCTTCCTGTTCTTTATAGAGGTCTACAAAAGGTTAAAAGAGTGTTTCGGTGTACATTCATTATTAAAGTAAAGGGACGGATTGCATGAAAAGAATGTATCAGAATTCACATGAAGGTGATGCCTAAAAGAACAGGTGTCTCACCTTGACCctgttcctctccttctctatcGGTACTATGgtgtggtgtttgtgtctcctctccgAACATTTCACACAAATAGGCTTCTGGTCGCTGGTGCAGAACTTGGTCAGCGGCTTCCTGTGTTCTCCGCAGTGGTGATTGGTGATGAAGGTGGCCGTATCCATCAGCTGGTGCTTCTGCAGCGCCGCATCCCTCTCGTGTGGCGTGAGGTGAAGTTCGCAATAAGACAGCAGGCAGGTCGGACACGACTTGACCGATGGGGACTTGTCTCCGCAGCAAACATCACAGGGAACTTGGTCAGCCCCGCAAAGTGGGTTCAGGGAATTTTTCCTGCTTCCTGGTGGCGTCACAAGGTCTGAACTCTCCTCTTGACCCCTTTTGGTTTAAATGAAATTTTGTTAAATACAAACtatttttggtttgactttgcaTTGCTTTAATAGCACAAGAGGAAATAATTAGAAACAAACCTTTTGTAGATCTCAATGATTTCAACAAATACCAGGTTGATCCTCAGTTGTGGTCTCTCTTTGAATTTCTCTTTGCACAGAGGACACTCAGTCTTTCTCTTAGTATCCCAAAATCCCTCAATGCACTCCAGACAAAAGTTATGACCACATGGGATGGAGGTCGGGTCGGTGAAGATGTCCAGACAGATGCAGCACTTGAACTGTTCCTCTAATGGAACCGAGAGGGACATCTTTGCaactgcaaaagaaaagaaattgtaTTACTTAAAAATCTATGTTAGGTATTTAAGATGTTTTCTTCCAGAAATAGAAGTCAAACAGAGATTGTTTGGTCATTATCTATTCAAATTGTTCATAAATTAGAGTTTAAAAGTAACTTAGACCGCTCTTCTAGGGTTTAAAGACAAAGTTAGCAGTAAAaccttttacatttctttaataCATCCAGATTATTCAACCAGTACATGCTGCACACTCCTCTTGCATAAACTGATTTAATGGATTCCCTCATTTTAATCACCTAACTAAATATCCACATCAATGGGTTTTACATGTGTAATAAATGAAAGTTTTTCTGATTCAGTGTCTCCTGATAGAAATATCGGCGTCCTACCTGGATGGGTTGTCATGGCGAGTGTCTCAATCGTCCTCCTAAGACAAGCGTAGAGAGCAGCATGCAGCGTGGTTTAAATACCCATCGACACTCCCTGTTTGCAGAGGGATTAGTCACACTTGTCTAATTACCATTTAGCTCCTCCTCGCTACTTCAACGTATCATGTCAATGTTCTGGTACATTTTGTACCTTTTGTTCATCTGATTACATGTGGTGAGGAAGTGGAGCTGAAGCACGTATCTCAGATTTGGGCCTCAGACTATTCTGTACTGGAATGTTTGGCTCACCTGCTGTAATCATAAACAAAGGACATATAAATTCCCCCTTCATGAGAGTGATTCAGCAGCTGGAAAAACATTATCAATGTTTGCAAACCACCTGACGGAAAGAAACAGGTGAAAATGTGACATGAGCAGTCGTCGTGAGTGATTTGGcattaaacattcttcatacattcatacattttacaACGTGCCTCGGAAAAGGTTTGTGCATTTCTTCAGATCTAAAAATGATTACAGAGATGTATCAATAAAGATTAGAAAAGGTCTAAAAATTGAGAACAAACGCTTCAAACCATCATTGACTTCAACAAAATGATTTAACACTGGATAATTTTGGATAAATATcaatgaaatagtttttcttGCAAGATTTTGAGATTGAAAaacctttgtgtttttcttaataGATGTAAACCTTTAGCCATATATACAAATTCACAGACATTTGGTGTTAAATTAACTGTATTATATCACAGGCTAAAATCAACTAATTTCCCCCTCATCCaagtcacacacgcacaaacacacacacttaatcttAGTTCTTCTAACCCTAAAGCACTCACATGATGGTTCACAATAATCGCTGGGGaaacatttctttacttttctttcattcaggtttttttttaattttatttttcacacacacacaaaagcacatttaTTTATCGTCATAATAAATGGTCCTGTTACAGCTGCAAGTCAACACGTAAATGCCAGTAACTGATGACCtagatattgtttttaattacattgcGTACTAGTGTactgtgccaaaaaaaaaaaagtgag
This sequence is a window from Pungitius pungitius chromosome 1, fPunPun2.1, whole genome shotgun sequence. Protein-coding genes within it:
- the LOC119223080 gene encoding E3 ubiquitin-protein ligase TRIM21-like; the protein is MTTHPVAKMSLSVPLEEQFKCCICLDIFTDPTSIPCGHNFCLECIEGFWDTKRKTECPLCKEKFKERPQLRINLVFVEIIEIYKRGQEESSDLVTPPGSRKNSLNPLCGADQVPCDVCCGDKSPSVKSCPTCLLSYCELHLTPHERDAALQKHQLMDTATFITNHHCGEHRKPLTKFCTSDQKPICVKCSERRHKHHTIVPIEKERNRVKTSIKNRKETIKQMIRTRRSKMEQIKNSVDQSKEITERQIQGSAKFYSFLITAIEKNQARLVEELEQKHQEAERKAVELLQELQQEIRELQARGIEVKELEKSQSQVHLLQRLPSQSQLPSTREWSEVSVYSDHCMGSVTRFFSELIAVCQDLLVKLSEDEVDKLNEYAVDVTLDPETASGWLALSPDRKKVSVGSQKNNLVLDNPRRFDSCVCVLGKQSFATGRRYWVVQVGNKTDWDLGVARESINRKGAIEVRPDSGYWAICRRKGSSLSACAGPSVKLRLQETPQKVGVFLDYEEGSVSFYDAEAKTHIYTYSGCDFNEPLNPYFNPCVKNEGNVAPLIICPLEEGVH